In Desulfuribacillus alkaliarsenatis, a genomic segment contains:
- a CDS encoding CHASE2 domain-containing protein, with product MKKWSLIIHSVVFLIFAIFLLLNTFVVFDNNLQDRLYQKPTSTDPRIVIIAIDDVSLEMFGRWPWPRDYHGELIRILNEADPAVVGFDIIFSEPSQEALDDEYMLMTFAKMDQLILPVYGVFDRIASRGMLETQLIVEPFPELNRVTETAHINTITDEDGFVRHALLQFRYGDQVVDSFAWRVYEMYMQRMGIEPVEIDSVPVDRWHRTYIKYSGEPFDMEAIPYSAVLTGEVPAEYFRDRIVLVGPYTVGMADDYYFTPIVPQEAMFGIEIHANIIQHLLEGEFKANVPLVYELLIMLILGVLGFILFYKFRPGVSIVIIVFMIMGYIFAANFAFAKGWVVTLLYPIGFIMMQYVFALGHQFVAEQLEKKRITDVFGKYVAPQIVGKVLEEGEAGLQLGGTKRDISVLFVDIRGFTPLSEAAKPEEVVAILNEYLTLCAQAVFDYGGTLDKFIGDATMAIYNAPFDLERHQLRAVQTAWAMAQGAIPLQERLEKQYGKTVRFGVGIHCGPAIIGNIGASFRMDYTAIGDTVNTAARIESNTKPGQLLISQAVYEHVKDDVEVTDLGMLQVKGKAQGIQVYQVENVKNMDKPVLS from the coding sequence TTGAAAAAGTGGTCATTAATTATCCATAGTGTAGTTTTTCTGATATTTGCTATATTTTTACTTCTTAATACATTTGTAGTTTTTGATAATAACTTACAGGATCGCCTTTATCAAAAGCCTACTAGTACTGATCCTCGTATTGTTATTATTGCTATTGATGACGTGAGCTTGGAAATGTTCGGACGCTGGCCATGGCCGCGGGATTATCACGGTGAGCTAATCCGCATACTTAATGAAGCTGATCCAGCAGTTGTAGGCTTTGACATAATTTTCTCCGAGCCTTCTCAGGAGGCTCTTGATGATGAATATATGCTAATGACATTTGCTAAGATGGATCAGTTGATTTTACCTGTCTACGGTGTGTTTGATCGCATTGCAAGTCGCGGCATGCTAGAGACACAGCTAATAGTAGAGCCCTTCCCAGAGCTTAATAGAGTTACTGAAACGGCACATATCAATACCATAACTGATGAGGATGGCTTTGTAAGACATGCTTTATTACAATTTCGCTATGGTGATCAGGTTGTCGATAGCTTTGCTTGGCGAGTTTATGAGATGTATATGCAACGCATGGGTATAGAGCCAGTTGAAATAGATTCAGTACCAGTAGACCGTTGGCACCGTACATATATTAAGTATAGTGGTGAGCCCTTTGATATGGAAGCTATTCCATACTCTGCTGTGTTGACAGGTGAGGTTCCTGCTGAATATTTTCGAGATCGGATTGTATTAGTTGGTCCATATACCGTTGGGATGGCTGATGATTATTATTTCACGCCAATTGTTCCCCAGGAGGCTATGTTTGGTATTGAGATACACGCAAACATAATCCAGCATTTATTAGAGGGCGAATTTAAGGCGAATGTTCCATTGGTGTATGAGCTACTAATAATGCTTATCTTAGGTGTTTTAGGATTCATACTATTTTATAAATTCCGACCAGGAGTAAGTATTGTCATAATCGTATTTATGATTATGGGTTATATATTTGCTGCAAACTTCGCTTTTGCAAAAGGCTGGGTGGTGACTCTACTCTATCCGATTGGTTTTATTATGATGCAATATGTATTTGCACTAGGACATCAGTTTGTTGCTGAGCAGCTTGAGAAAAAACGTATTACAGATGTATTTGGAAAATATGTTGCACCGCAGATTGTTGGTAAGGTACTAGAAGAAGGAGAGGCAGGATTGCAGCTTGGTGGAACGAAGCGTGATATTAGTGTCTTATTTGTAGATATCCGAGGCTTTACACCGTTGTCGGAGGCAGCGAAGCCTGAAGAGGTTGTAGCGATTCTGAATGAATATTTAACACTGTGTGCCCAAGCGGTGTTTGATTATGGTGGTACCCTAGATAAATTTATTGGCGATGCGACAATGGCAATCTATAATGCACCGTTCGACTTGGAGAGGCATCAATTGCGAGCTGTGCAAACAGCCTGGGCAATGGCCCAAGGAGCAATCCCATTGCAGGAGCGTTTAGAAAAACAGTATGGCAAAACCGTGCGATTTGGAGTCGGTATCCACTGTGGCCCAGCTATTATAGGAAATATCGGTGCTAGCTTCCGTATGGACTATACCGCAATAGGAGATACGGTTAACACAGCAGCACGTATAGAGAGTAATACTAAGCCTGGGCAGCTATTAATTAGTCAAGCAGTTTACGAACATGTAAAAGACGATGTTGAAGTAACCGACCTCGGAATGCTTCAAGTTAAGGGTAAAGCTCAAGGAATTCAAGTATATCAGGTGGAAAATGTTAAAAATATGGATAAACCAGTGTTGTCTTAA
- a CDS encoding MBL fold metallo-hydrolase, producing MYSVNIRFWGVRGSKPTPGRQTMGFGGNTSCVQVQIGERILLFDGGTGLAEFGNHMLKKQQLNASNGVLPKIEADIFFSHLHWDHIQGLPFFVPMYVPGNIFHLYGENKENLNFQEVIEMQMKPPHFPITMKMMKASYHFHEVSSGETIDIGDGIKITSFAVKHPNDCLAYRVNYEGVNIVYCTDTEPMEGAQEEQFLSFVNGADVLIYDTHYTNQEYLGTNDDPPKKGWGHSTWQEGVRICRNAGIYQFVMFHHKENRSDQEMQQLESQVQEIFPRTAAAREGMVIKVGGDNLEKVVINYP from the coding sequence ATGTATTCAGTCAACATTAGATTCTGGGGAGTTCGAGGATCAAAGCCTACCCCAGGTCGCCAAACAATGGGTTTTGGTGGTAATACGTCCTGTGTTCAGGTGCAAATCGGAGAACGCATATTACTGTTTGATGGAGGAACGGGGCTAGCTGAGTTTGGTAATCATATGCTAAAAAAGCAGCAGCTAAACGCTTCTAATGGAGTATTGCCTAAGATTGAAGCAGATATATTTTTCTCCCATTTACATTGGGATCATATACAGGGTCTACCGTTCTTTGTGCCGATGTATGTACCTGGTAATATATTTCATTTGTACGGAGAGAACAAAGAAAATTTAAACTTTCAAGAGGTTATAGAAATGCAGATGAAGCCACCACATTTTCCTATTACTATGAAGATGATGAAGGCTAGCTATCACTTCCATGAGGTATCCTCAGGAGAAACGATAGATATTGGGGATGGAATAAAGATTACTAGTTTTGCAGTAAAGCATCCTAACGACTGTCTGGCTTACCGAGTAAACTACGAAGGTGTCAACATAGTCTATTGTACAGATACTGAACCAATGGAGGGAGCTCAGGAAGAACAGTTTTTGTCTTTTGTGAACGGTGCTGATGTGCTAATCTATGACACACATTATACTAATCAGGAATATTTAGGGACTAATGATGATCCGCCTAAAAAAGGTTGGGGTCACTCAACGTGGCAAGAAGGCGTGCGCATTTGCCGCAACGCAGGTATATATCAATTCGTGATGTTCCATCATAAGGAGAATCGTTCTGACCAAGAAATGCAGCAGTTAGAAAGCCAGGTGCAGGAAATATTCCCTCGTACCGCTGCAGCACGTGAAGGCATGGTTATCAAAGTTGGAGGAGATAATCTTGAAAAAGTGGTCATTAATTATCCATAG